A single Nicotiana tabacum cultivar K326 chromosome 5, ASM71507v2, whole genome shotgun sequence DNA region contains:
- the LOC107780572 gene encoding uncharacterized protein LOC107780572, producing the protein MANGCENSFLNAELEEDVYMTQPESQVSKAPFELLQLCFDNHCLFYEFEHYYPHKKYPLALWKCLSDNKTIVVGLGIEDAVKKLEKDYNIKISNWVDLRDKAREKATFGEIANNCSAEKLANKVLGDEWDVKKPATMEWWNPEVEWFLSDDKVKFGSLDSFLAYRIGVELLKD; encoded by the exons atggcaaatggatgtgaaaacagtTTCCTTAATGCTGAGCTAGAAGAAgatgtgtacatgacacaacctgaaA GCCAAGTATCAAAAGCTCCTTTTGAGCTCTTACAACTATGTTTTGATAATCACTGCCTTTTCTACGAATTCGAACATTATTACCCTCATAAGAAATATCCGTTGGCTCTCTGGAAATGTTTGTCTGATAACAAGACAATTGTAGTTGGTTTAGGGATTGAGGATGCGGTCAAGAAGCTCGAGAAGGATTATAATATAAAGATTAGCAATTGGGTTGATTTGAGGGATAAGGCTAGGGAAAAGGCTACTTTTGGTGAAATTGCTAATAATTGTAGTGCGGAGAAATTGGCTAACAAGGTTTTGGGTGATGAATGGGATGTGAAGAAGCCTGCTACCATGGAATGGTGGAATCCAGAAGTTGAATGGTTTCTTTCAGATGATAAGGTTAAATTTGGATCATTGGATTCTTTTCTTGCTtatagaatcggcgttgaattgttaaaagattaa